Proteins co-encoded in one Timaviella obliquedivisa GSE-PSE-MK23-08B genomic window:
- a CDS encoding SpoIID/LytB domain-containing protein, which produces MTSKVCAEAPSIALRQFSWVLHLGKKSWWMALLIWLIAAPAHAAALELRVAVERDASQVKVGSSTDAVLRDVATDKEISQIPAMNAIVAEPKAGLVAFSQFQAGAIWVEPSNGGYVFVGDKWYRGRVLVVPTDGGLTAVNYVDLDHYLYSVVGGEMGSRFPMEALRAQAIAARTYALYQRQTSANDVFDVGDTTQWQYYDGLDLETAETRAAVDSTQDIVLTYNSQIINAVFSACSGGRTQNSEDVWTSALPYLRGVEDYDLTVTQALASCQWTMDVSAQKLKQAVSNIGDIKGYTAEPSSNGKIAQIKFIGTSGDRTLTGNQLREALGLRGIPSQVAVTQTQPVASAGNPPVVPSAFRFSGGGYGHGIGLSQWGAFGMAQMGKNYAEILLHYYTGVKLAKLEVN; this is translated from the coding sequence ATGACATCGAAAGTCTGTGCCGAAGCTCCGTCGATTGCACTTCGGCAGTTCTCCTGGGTTCTTCACCTTGGCAAAAAGTCGTGGTGGATGGCATTGTTAATTTGGCTCATTGCCGCTCCCGCTCATGCTGCTGCCCTAGAACTGCGCGTTGCCGTTGAGCGAGATGCCAGCCAGGTTAAAGTGGGTAGCTCAACCGATGCCGTCTTAAGAGATGTGGCGACGGACAAAGAAATCTCTCAGATTCCAGCCATGAACGCGATTGTGGCAGAGCCAAAAGCAGGGCTGGTGGCGTTCAGTCAGTTTCAAGCCGGGGCAATTTGGGTAGAACCTAGCAACGGCGGCTACGTTTTTGTGGGTGACAAGTGGTATCGCGGACGGGTGTTGGTGGTGCCTACAGACGGCGGACTGACCGCAGTTAATTATGTGGATCTTGATCATTATCTCTATAGCGTGGTGGGCGGAGAAATGGGGTCGCGTTTCCCTATGGAAGCGCTGCGGGCACAGGCGATCGCCGCTCGTACTTACGCGCTTTACCAACGCCAAACCAGTGCCAACGATGTGTTTGATGTGGGTGACACAACTCAATGGCAGTACTACGATGGGCTAGATCTAGAAACTGCCGAAACGAGAGCCGCCGTCGATTCTACCCAAGACATCGTTTTGACCTACAACAGTCAAATCATTAACGCTGTCTTTAGTGCTTGTTCAGGCGGACGCACCCAAAACTCTGAAGATGTTTGGACTAGTGCATTGCCTTATCTGCGGGGTGTAGAAGACTATGACTTGACGGTTACTCAAGCTTTAGCAAGCTGCCAATGGACAATGGATGTTTCAGCCCAAAAGCTGAAGCAAGCTGTGTCTAATATTGGCGACATTAAAGGCTATACGGCTGAACCTTCCTCAAACGGTAAGATTGCTCAAATTAAGTTTATTGGCACTAGTGGCGATCGCACCCTGACAGGCAATCAGCTTAGAGAAGCCTTAGGGCTAAGGGGGATTCCCTCACAAGTTGCAGTGACTCAAACTCAGCCCGTTGCGAGTGCAGGAAATCCACCCGTGGTACCTTCCGCGTTTCGGTTTAGTGGTGGTGGCTATGGTCACGGCATTGGGCTAAGTCAGTGGGGTGCTTTTGGGATGGCGCAGATGGGTAAAAACTACGCGGAAATTTTGCT